From a single Piliocolobus tephrosceles isolate RC106 chromosome 21, ASM277652v3, whole genome shotgun sequence genomic region:
- the LOC111520070 gene encoding galactoside 2-alpha-L-fucosyltransferase 2, translating to MSSLLPAAIKGFWATCPSFSTFYFLFAIFVVSTIFHCHQRLALVPAPWAYSAHVVLAPRHLPREGLFTINSKGRLGNQMGEYATLYALAKMNGRPAFIPAQMHSTLAPIFRITLPVLHSATASRIPWQNYHLNDWMEEKYRHIPGRYVRLTGYPCSWTFYHHLRHEILQEFTLHDHVREEAQKFLWGLQAKWAGQATFVGVHVRRGDYVHVMPRVWKGVLADRGYLQRALDWFRARCHLPVFVVTSDDMAWCRDNINSSLGDVVFAGNGLQGSPAKDFALLTQCNHTIITVGTFGVWAAYLAGGDTVYLANFTLPNSPFNMVFRPQAVFLPQWVGLAADLGQAGQNGL from the coding sequence ATGTCCTCTCTCCTCCCCGCAGCCATCAAGGGATTCTGGGCCACCTGCCCTTCCTTCTCCACCTTCTACTTCCTCTTTGCCATTTTTGTGGTGTCCACCATCTTTCACTGCCACCAGCGCCTGGCTCTGGTGCCCGCGCCCTGGGCATACTCAGCCCATGTGGTCCTGGCCCCGAGACACCTCCCCCGAGAGGGGCTGTTCACTATCAACTCCAAGGGCCGCTTGGGGAACCAGATGGGTGAGTACGCCACGCTGTATGCCCTGGCCAAGATGAACGGGCGGCCCGCCTTCATCCCAGCCCAGATGCACAGCACCCTGGCCCCCATCTTCAGAATCACCCTGCCGGTGCTGCACAGTGCCACGGCCAGCAGGATCCCCTGGCAGAACTACCACCTGAACGACTGGATGGAGGAGAAGTACCGCCACATCCCTGGGCGCTATGTCCGCCTCACAGGCTACCCCTGCTCTTGGACCTTCTACCACCACCTCCGCCACGAGATCCTCCAGGAGTTCACCCTGCACGACCACGTGCGTGAGGAGGCCCAGAAGTTCCTGTGGGGCCTGCAGGCCAAGTGGGCAGGGCAGGCGACCTTCGTGGGGGTCCATGTGCGCCGGGGGGACTATGTCCATGTCATGCCGCGTGTATGGAAGGGGGTGCTGGCCGACCGGGGCTACCTGCAGCGGGCCCTGGACTGGTTCCGGGCCCGCTGCCACCTCCCGGTCTTTGTGGTCACCAGCGATGACATGGCCTGGTGCCGGGACAACATCAACAGCTCCCTTGGGGACGTGGTGTTCGCTGGCAATGGCCTCCAGGGCTCACCTGCCAAGGACTTCGCGCTGCTCACACAGTGCAACCACACCATCATCACTGTGGGCACCTTCGGGGTCTGGGCCGCCTACCTCGCCGGTGGGGACACCGTCTACCTGGCCAACTTCACCCTGCCCAACTCCCCCTTCAACATGGTCTTTCGGCCACAAGCGGTCTTCCTGCCACAGTGGGTGGGCCTTGCGGCTGACCTTGGACAGGCTGGACAGAATGGCCTCTAG